One Aegilops tauschii subsp. strangulata cultivar AL8/78 chromosome 7, Aet v6.0, whole genome shotgun sequence genomic window carries:
- the LOC109753096 gene encoding uncharacterized protein: protein MEPPLMDGFDLPTTSGPSATIAGGDDRPPEITGDGGLEDADTGPHPDRCEALAAAIAGVLGSALEEHEVRAAATAQSQAELATAIDRLNGELDKLLENAPSPVIAQHAARISSIRKRVLALNMLLRSIQRRIDNMDRMISTGVTSDHSSRVQLQNQN, encoded by the exons ATGGAACCACCTCTAATGGACGGCTTCGATCTTCCCACCACCTCCGGCCCGTCTGCTACaatcgccggcggcgacgacCGGCCTCCGGAGATCACCGGGGACGGCGGCTTGGAGGATGCGGACACGGGTCCTCATCCTGACAGGTGCGAGGCGCTGGCTGCGGCCATCGCAGGGGTGCTAGGCAGCGCGCTTGAGGAGCATGAGGTGCGCGCCGCGGCCACCGCCCAGAGCCAGGCCGAGCTCGCCACCGCCATTGACCGCCTCAACGGAG AACTAGACAAGCTATTGGAGAATGCACCCTCCCCGGTAATAGCACAACATGCAGCAAGGATTTCCTCTATCCGCAAGAGAGTGTTAGCGCTAAACATGCTACTAAGGTCCATACAAAGACGTATAGATAATATGGATAGAATGATTTCTACTGGTGTTACAAGTG ATCATTCATCTCGTGTGCAGTTGCAAAACCAGAATTAA